Proteins from a genomic interval of Diaphorobacter sp. HDW4A:
- a CDS encoding LysR family transcriptional regulator — MNWDDVRIFLAIQRAGTLRGAAQQLVIDQTTVSRRLTGLERALGSRLFLRTTGGLVLTDTGLEVLRMAEDMERMAVSFERRGEGADARVAGEVRVTTTDALAVDFVVPAIEQLRASHPEVRVILSTTTRLLDLARREADIAVRTLRPEQPDLIVRQLGCWEVGLYATEDYLAKHGEPRPGQGLANHDIALYQQGVTGRQDDTLAGESRSQARVVAELDSSLMLATFVRAGLAIGELPEYLARRDPSLVRLWPERRRAMPYEAWLVLHQDLARTSRVRVVVEAITSAWGCG; from the coding sequence ATGAATTGGGACGACGTTCGGATATTTCTGGCAATTCAGCGCGCCGGCACCTTGCGCGGGGCGGCGCAGCAACTGGTCATCGACCAGACCACGGTGAGCCGGCGTCTGACCGGATTGGAGCGAGCTTTGGGCAGTCGGCTGTTCCTGCGCACCACGGGCGGCTTGGTACTGACCGACACAGGCCTGGAAGTGCTGCGCATGGCCGAGGACATGGAACGCATGGCTGTCTCCTTCGAGCGCCGCGGCGAAGGTGCCGATGCGCGCGTGGCCGGTGAGGTGCGTGTGACCACCACCGACGCCCTGGCGGTGGACTTCGTGGTTCCAGCGATTGAACAACTGCGCGCCAGCCATCCTGAGGTGCGGGTGATCCTGAGCACCACGACTCGGTTGCTCGATCTGGCGCGGAGGGAGGCCGACATTGCGGTACGTACCCTGCGGCCAGAGCAGCCGGACTTAATCGTTCGTCAACTCGGCTGCTGGGAAGTCGGGCTTTACGCCACAGAAGACTATCTGGCAAAACATGGTGAACCGCGCCCCGGGCAAGGCCTTGCGAATCACGATATTGCGCTTTACCAGCAAGGCGTCACCGGCCGGCAAGATGACACGCTGGCGGGTGAATCCAGGTCTCAGGCTCGCGTGGTTGCCGAACTGGATTCGAGTTTGATGCTCGCCACTTTCGTGCGGGCCGGCTTGGCCATAGGCGAGTTACCTGAGTACTTGGCTAGGCGCGATCCTTCGCTAGTACGGTTATGGCCCGAGCGCCGTCGGGCAATGCCTTACGAGGCGTGGCTGGTGCTGCACCAGGACTTGGCACGTACATCCAGAGTCCGTGTCGTCGTGGAAGCAATTACATCGGCTTGGGGGTGCGGATAA
- a CDS encoding multidrug effflux MFS transporter gives MPRLSFILTVAMLSAFGLIASDVYLPAMPSMAAEFGVADWQMPQTISFYLLALAIAQLAYGPLSDRNGRRPVLLAGVALYIVGSVGCAISVSYNQFLAWRMLEAIGAAAGLVVGRALIADTCDKRTSAKVYAVIYPLVSLSPALAPAIGGHLAAAFGWRSDFLFVAAFGVGALLMVVVMLPETLPIAARTRTSPFAGFNHVLRDRTFRRYTLVVCTIYCAWFVYLTQSPFLFARIGLSEEQSGWLYLPLTAGIIGANLLAKRLLDRWPYDRILAAGIKCFVLGGVAFLAVMALGLHSAGSVVLPMCLVSLANGSSLSLAVSGAIASEHGYAATASGLVGFFQIGSAALVAMAVSAAFGTGVGVLSCSIFVLSLIALLTCLPTPRNRTGVV, from the coding sequence ATGCCTCGCTTATCCTTCATTCTGACCGTCGCCATGCTGAGTGCCTTCGGCCTGATTGCGTCAGACGTCTATCTTCCCGCTATGCCAAGCATGGCCGCGGAATTTGGCGTGGCCGACTGGCAAATGCCTCAAACCATCTCGTTCTACCTGTTGGCACTGGCAATTGCCCAGTTGGCCTACGGGCCCCTGTCAGATCGCAATGGCCGCAGGCCCGTATTGCTGGCTGGGGTCGCTCTCTACATAGTCGGCTCGGTGGGTTGTGCAATCTCGGTCAGCTACAACCAGTTCTTGGCCTGGCGCATGCTGGAAGCAATCGGCGCAGCTGCGGGCCTGGTCGTTGGTCGTGCACTGATCGCCGATACATGCGACAAGCGCACTTCCGCCAAGGTCTATGCGGTGATCTACCCGCTGGTGTCGCTGTCGCCAGCCTTGGCGCCGGCCATAGGTGGGCACCTGGCTGCGGCTTTCGGCTGGCGATCCGACTTCCTGTTCGTCGCTGCGTTCGGTGTTGGGGCATTGTTAATGGTGGTGGTGATGCTACCGGAAACGCTCCCCATCGCTGCACGTACCCGGACCTCACCCTTCGCTGGCTTCAATCATGTTCTGCGTGACAGAACTTTTCGCCGCTATACCTTGGTGGTCTGCACAATCTATTGCGCCTGGTTTGTCTACTTGACCCAGTCGCCGTTTCTGTTTGCGCGTATAGGCTTGAGTGAGGAGCAAAGCGGCTGGCTGTACCTGCCGCTGACGGCAGGCATCATCGGTGCCAACCTGCTGGCTAAGCGCTTGCTTGATCGCTGGCCCTACGACCGCATCCTTGCGGCCGGCATCAAGTGCTTTGTGCTTGGAGGTGTAGCATTTCTTGCCGTGATGGCATTGGGGCTACATAGCGCGGGCTCCGTGGTTCTGCCCATGTGTTTGGTTAGTCTCGCAAATGGTTCGTCGCTGTCGCTAGCCGTGTCAGGGGCCATTGCCAGCGAGCACGGTTACGCGGCGACAGCCTCTGGGCTGGTGGGGTTCTTTCAGATCGGCAGCGCCGCACTGGTAGCAATGGCTGTCAGCGCGGCCTTCGGCACTGGCGTTGGTGTGCTTAGCTGTTCGATTTTCGTGCTCAGCCTCATTGCGCTGTTAACCTGTCTGCCAACGCCTAGAAACCGGACGGGCGTGGTCTGA
- a CDS encoding NADPH-dependent FMN reductase — protein sequence MKILAISGSSREASTNTALLQTMKNLAPLGVDISVFCHLHTLPVFSPDAEGENTPLIVREFLELVSANDGIVISSPEYIRAIPGGLKNAIDWMVSRFEVIGKPIVLVHASHRGDDMLASLRIVLSTLSNNFLEHIFLRLPLIGKSPEEVVKFLCRPENESQIRSFLVKFAAAVHQSSGVSLVATKETLQNH from the coding sequence GTGAAAATTTTGGCTATCTCAGGCAGCTCACGTGAAGCATCCACGAATACGGCGTTGTTGCAAACCATGAAAAACTTAGCTCCACTGGGTGTTGATATCTCAGTTTTCTGTCACCTGCATACATTACCAGTGTTTTCGCCTGATGCCGAAGGGGAGAATACACCCTTGATAGTTCGTGAATTTCTAGAATTAGTCTCCGCTAACGATGGCATCGTCATCTCAAGCCCCGAGTACATCCGTGCAATTCCCGGTGGCCTCAAGAATGCAATCGACTGGATGGTTTCACGCTTTGAAGTTATTGGTAAGCCCATTGTTTTGGTACATGCATCACACCGAGGCGACGATATGTTGGCTTCGCTAAGAATAGTTCTTTCAACGTTAAGCAATAATTTTCTTGAGCATATATTTTTACGTCTACCTCTCATTGGGAAATCCCCGGAAGAGGTTGTGAAATTTCTATGCCGGCCCGAGAACGAGTCACAAATCAGATCGTTTCTAGTCAAATTTGCAGCGGCAGTCCATCAAAGCAGCGGAGTGAGCCTTGTCGCCACTAAGGAGACTCTGCAAAACCATTGA
- a CDS encoding DMT family transporter, with translation MNTLKNYGVLAALGAAVLFGAGTPAVKLLLEHASPWLLAGILYLGSGIGLLIYRLVARAPAVELKRNELGWLAGAIISGGMLGPLLLMTGLAGMTASDASLLLNAEGVLTAVLAWFVFKENFDQRIALGMAAIVAGALVLSWPSQAGTAALWPSLAVVGACLCWAIDNNLTRKVSIADASFIAMVKGLAAGVTNLLLALATGIQMPSFTVISAGAVIGFLSYGSSLVLFVIALRNLGTARTGAYFSVAPFFGALLAIVFLGDPASPRLLVAGVLMGIGVWLHLTEKHGHEHSHEALEHSHEHEHDEHHRHVHEDGLVPTGKHMHWHRHEPITHSHEHFPDVHHQHKH, from the coding sequence ATGAATACCCTGAAGAACTACGGTGTGTTGGCAGCATTAGGGGCCGCAGTGCTATTTGGCGCAGGAACGCCTGCCGTTAAATTGCTGCTTGAGCACGCAAGCCCATGGCTGCTGGCGGGCATTCTCTACCTTGGCTCGGGCATTGGACTGTTGATTTACAGGTTGGTGGCTCGCGCTCCTGCGGTGGAGCTCAAACGCAATGAACTCGGATGGCTGGCTGGAGCAATCATCTCAGGCGGTATGTTGGGCCCGCTGTTGCTCATGACGGGTTTGGCAGGAATGACTGCATCCGATGCCTCGTTGCTACTGAATGCCGAGGGTGTACTCACCGCTGTCTTGGCTTGGTTTGTCTTCAAAGAGAATTTTGACCAGCGTATCGCACTTGGTATGGCTGCCATCGTTGCAGGCGCACTCGTTCTAAGTTGGCCTAGCCAAGCTGGAACGGCAGCCCTTTGGCCATCACTCGCAGTGGTCGGTGCGTGCCTTTGCTGGGCCATCGACAATAACTTGACGCGCAAAGTCTCCATCGCTGACGCGTCCTTCATCGCTATGGTGAAGGGGCTTGCAGCGGGCGTAACCAACCTGCTTCTTGCTTTAGCCACAGGCATCCAAATGCCTTCATTCACCGTTATCTCTGCAGGCGCTGTTATTGGGTTCTTGAGCTACGGCAGCAGCCTTGTCCTTTTTGTCATAGCGCTGCGCAACCTCGGCACAGCTAGGACGGGGGCGTATTTCTCAGTAGCGCCATTTTTCGGAGCGTTGCTTGCCATCGTATTTCTGGGAGATCCCGCTTCACCACGTTTGCTAGTTGCTGGTGTTCTCATGGGTATCGGGGTTTGGTTGCATCTGACCGAAAAGCATGGGCATGAACATTCTCATGAGGCGCTTGAGCATAGTCACGAGCATGAACACGATGAGCACCATCGACATGTGCATGAAGACGGGTTAGTTCCAACAGGAAAGCATATGCACTGGCATCGCCATGAACCGATAACGCACAGCCACGAACACTTTCCAGACGTTCACCATCAGCACAAGCATTAA
- a CDS encoding chromate transporter: MLGLGTWGFGGPVALVGFMYRDLVEGRGWFTEADYKEGLALAQLMPGPLAAQLAIYLGFVRYRLLGAALVGLAFVLPSFVMVVALGAAYTRFGGLTWMQAVFYGVGACVIGIISISAYKLTTKNIGKDKLLWAICTVSAVVTFATQSEELWLFIGSGVLVWLLRAPPDWMSKHRLHSTSVPVIGFFALNGIDWDKLVQIGRYFAYAGTFVFGSGLAIVPFLYSGVVKQYAWLTDHQFVDAVAVAMITPGPVVITTGFIGFLVSGFWGAMVAALATFLPCFLLTVIPAPYFKKYGKVPALVAFVDGVTAAAIGAIVGAVVVISQRSISDCVTACMAIGTAVSLWKFKKLPEPVVVLVAALIGLIVYPQMHAA, translated from the coding sequence ATGCTGGGCCTCGGAACTTGGGGTTTCGGCGGCCCCGTTGCGCTTGTTGGCTTCATGTACCGGGACTTGGTGGAGGGCCGAGGATGGTTCACTGAAGCCGATTACAAAGAAGGACTGGCTCTTGCCCAATTGATGCCGGGGCCGCTGGCCGCTCAGTTGGCCATCTATCTGGGATTCGTCCGCTACCGGCTGCTCGGTGCGGCACTTGTAGGGTTGGCCTTTGTTTTACCGTCGTTCGTCATGGTGGTGGCATTAGGTGCTGCTTACACCCGATTTGGGGGATTGACCTGGATGCAAGCGGTGTTTTACGGCGTTGGTGCATGTGTCATTGGAATCATCAGCATCAGCGCCTACAAGCTCACAACAAAGAACATTGGCAAAGACAAGCTCCTTTGGGCTATATGCACCGTCAGTGCTGTCGTCACCTTCGCCACACAGTCTGAAGAGTTGTGGTTGTTCATCGGCTCAGGCGTACTCGTGTGGCTGCTGCGTGCTCCCCCCGACTGGATGTCCAAGCACAGGCTCCATTCAACATCAGTGCCAGTCATCGGGTTCTTCGCGCTGAATGGGATTGATTGGGACAAGCTCGTACAGATTGGGCGCTATTTTGCTTATGCAGGAACGTTTGTCTTTGGAAGTGGACTTGCCATCGTCCCGTTTCTCTACTCCGGCGTGGTCAAGCAATACGCGTGGTTGACCGACCATCAGTTCGTTGACGCAGTTGCAGTAGCCATGATTACTCCTGGCCCAGTGGTCATCACGACAGGATTCATAGGCTTCTTGGTGTCGGGATTTTGGGGCGCCATGGTGGCTGCTTTGGCAACATTTTTGCCTTGCTTTTTACTCACTGTGATTCCTGCTCCATACTTCAAAAAGTACGGAAAAGTACCTGCATTGGTAGCCTTTGTAGACGGTGTCACGGCAGCGGCAATCGGCGCAATTGTTGGTGCAGTGGTTGTAATTTCCCAGCGCTCCATCAGCGACTGTGTCACGGCATGCATGGCCATAGGCACAGCAGTTTCTTTATGGAAATTTAAGAAACTGCCTGAGCCAGTTGTTGTTTTGGTCGCAGCCTTGATAGGCTTGATAGTCTATCCACAGATGCATGCGGCGTAG
- a CDS encoding GNAT family N-acetyltransferase, giving the protein MAFCRVITDSATFANLVDVFVIPKHRGNGYSKALMSAVLAHPQLQGLRRFTLATSDAHGLYDEYGFKSPLYPNSYMERYFPGIYTLDRSAV; this is encoded by the coding sequence GTGGCATTTTGTCGCGTCATCACGGATAGTGCGACCTTTGCCAATCTTGTCGACGTATTTGTGATTCCAAAGCACAGAGGCAATGGATATAGCAAAGCTCTGATGAGTGCTGTCTTAGCACATCCTCAACTTCAGGGATTACGGCGTTTTACTTTAGCAACCAGTGATGCTCATGGCTTGTATGATGAGTATGGATTTAAATCTCCACTGTATCCGAATTCATATATGGAAAGATACTTTCCGGGCATTTATACTTTGGACCGCTCAGCGGTATAA
- a CDS encoding GNAT family N-acetyltransferase, protein MNATISDRSMRIRKATLDDASTISTLILSQAHHFLLRDDGAGAESFLLSLAPEGIARNIATPGLDYYVGFAGDQLMGVVAVRQGTHLFHLFVGQPFQRGGVARALWSYVKDIYEWPSASAPTTVNSTPFALSFYERMGFCEVGARVEKNGVAFIPMQLA, encoded by the coding sequence ATGAACGCAACAATTTCTGATCGATCCATGCGCATACGTAAAGCGACACTAGATGACGCTTCGACCATTAGCACATTGATTCTTTCCCAAGCGCATCATTTCCTGTTGCGAGATGACGGTGCAGGTGCAGAAAGCTTCTTGCTTTCGCTTGCGCCTGAAGGGATTGCGCGAAATATCGCTACTCCTGGACTCGACTACTATGTTGGCTTCGCTGGCGATCAGTTGATGGGGGTAGTTGCTGTTCGTCAAGGAACGCATTTATTCCACCTTTTCGTTGGACAACCTTTCCAAAGAGGTGGCGTTGCTAGGGCGCTTTGGTCTTATGTGAAGGATATTTATGAATGGCCCTCTGCTTCAGCGCCGACTACTGTCAATTCAACGCCGTTTGCACTGTCTTTCTATGAGCGCATGGGATTCTGCGAGGTTGGTGCTCGCGTAGAGAAGAATGGAGTTGCGTTCATTCCAATGCAGCTCGCTTAA
- a CDS encoding IS3 family transposase (programmed frameshift), whose translation MSKQRYPQEFKTEAVKQITERGHKVADVSARLGVSQHSLYQWIKAQRTPAPDRQAQVSQTEELRRLKAELKRVTEERDILKKGRGVLCQAVRVKYAFIKRHEGEYSIRRLCKVMAVHPSGYYAWKAQPMSLRAKDDQRLLGLLKHAWLESGGVYGYRKLTMDMRDLGESCGKHRVARLLKIEGLRSQTGYKRRAGMRGGKSAIVAPNHLQRRFAAAEPNQAWVTDITYIRTHEGWLYLAVVVDLFSRQVVGWSMGSRIDTGLVLDALLMALWRRRPKLPVMVHSDQGSQFTGHDWQDFLRDHNLVSSMSRRGNCHDNAVAESFFQLLKRERIRRQIYSTRDEARADVFNYIEMFYNPKRRHGTAGDISPVEFERRHSQRLESV comes from the exons ATGAGTAAACAAAGATATCCCCAAGAATTCAAGACCGAAGCGGTCAAGCAGATCACTGAGCGCGGCCATAAGGTGGCCGATGTTTCTGCTCGGCTGGGGGTGAGTCAGCACAGCCTTTATCAATGGATCAAGGCTCAACGAACGCCTGCCCCTGATCGGCAGGCACAGGTGTCGCAAACCGAGGAGTTGCGACGACTGAAGGCTGAACTCAAGCGAGTCACAGAGGAGCGCGACATCCTAAAAAAGG GCCGCGGCGTACTTTGCCAAGCAGTCCGGGTGAAGTACGCATTCATCAAGCGCCATGAAGGCGAGTACAGCATTCGCCGACTGTGCAAGGTCATGGCTGTACACCCTAGCGGCTACTACGCCTGGAAGGCGCAACCGATGAGCCTTCGTGCAAAGGACGATCAACGTCTGTTGGGTCTTCTCAAGCATGCGTGGCTCGAGAGTGGTGGCGTCTATGGCTATCGCAAGCTGACCATGGACATGCGTGATTTGGGCGAGAGCTGCGGCAAGCATCGCGTGGCACGACTGCTCAAAATCGAGGGGCTGCGCTCACAGACGGGCTACAAACGCCGTGCAGGCATGCGTGGAGGCAAATCTGCCATCGTCGCGCCCAATCACTTGCAGCGCCGCTTCGCAGCGGCCGAGCCCAACCAAGCTTGGGTGACTGACATCACATACATCCGCACCCATGAAGGTTGGTTGTATCTGGCGGTGGTGGTTGACCTGTTCTCACGTCAGGTTGTTGGCTGGTCTATGGGCAGCCGCATCGATACTGGCTTGGTGCTCGATGCACTGTTGATGGCCTTGTGGCGTCGCAGGCCCAAGCTGCCTGTCATGGTGCATTCGGATCAGGGCAGTCAGTTTACTGGCCATGACTGGCAGGACTTTCTGCGTGATCACAACCTTGTCTCCAGCATGAGTCGTCGCGGCAATTGTCACGATAACGCGGTGGCTGAGAGCTTCTTCCAGTTGCTCAAGCGCGAGCGTATTCGTCGCCAGATTTACTCGACGCGCGATGAGGCCAGGGCTGATGTCTTCAACTACATCGAGATGTTTTACAACCCCAAAAGGCGTCATGGAACCGCCGGAGATATCTCTCCGGTAGAGTTCGAAAGACGCCATTCCCAACGGCTCGAAAGTGTCTAG
- a CDS encoding ImmA/IrrE family metallo-endopeptidase, with protein MAINLRALGSKLTKYRVQLKESIFEVAASTGIDSVRLTAIEAGQAEPTGDEVLILADHYRCDFKFFISNEQVAPFEQTETLYRAHGDDFTKEDRRAVQDFLYLCETEDFLMRELGRPSENFSFAPTGTFFKGHGETAAASLRAALRHSDREVPRDVYAEFRSVGVHVFRRKLGNSNISGLFIMHPVAGKCALVNYSEDIYRQRFSAAHEMAHAIFDSSQGASVSFDGPSGSDMVELRANRFASCFLMPPAVLARLPSPVQWTDADALRWANELRVSCVALAIGLKEAKLIDTASYNRISNLRVPREAKVDPELPDSLNAVQRERKARLLESGLSDHYVGLCFDGFSIGVISVGRLAEALLCSHGELAELATLYGRTLHGH; from the coding sequence ATGGCCATCAACCTGCGAGCCTTGGGCTCCAAACTCACTAAGTACCGAGTGCAACTCAAGGAGTCCATCTTCGAAGTTGCTGCTTCGACGGGCATTGACTCTGTTCGTCTAACCGCCATTGAAGCCGGCCAAGCAGAGCCAACGGGCGACGAGGTGCTGATCTTGGCAGATCACTATCGATGCGACTTCAAATTCTTCATTTCCAATGAACAAGTCGCGCCATTCGAACAAACCGAGACGCTCTATCGTGCACATGGCGACGACTTCACCAAGGAAGATCGTCGTGCGGTCCAAGACTTTCTCTACCTGTGCGAGACGGAAGATTTCCTGATGCGAGAGCTGGGTCGCCCGTCCGAAAATTTTTCTTTTGCTCCGACCGGCACGTTTTTCAAGGGGCACGGAGAAACCGCCGCTGCCAGTCTTCGCGCTGCCTTGAGGCATTCAGACCGAGAGGTTCCCCGCGATGTTTACGCAGAATTTCGCAGCGTAGGCGTTCACGTGTTCCGGCGCAAGCTCGGCAACTCCAATATTTCAGGCCTCTTCATCATGCACCCAGTCGCGGGGAAGTGTGCTCTGGTAAATTACAGCGAGGATATCTATCGTCAGCGGTTCAGCGCCGCTCACGAAATGGCGCACGCTATTTTCGACTCTTCTCAAGGTGCCAGCGTCAGCTTCGATGGCCCGAGTGGATCGGACATGGTAGAACTGCGCGCCAACCGCTTCGCATCGTGCTTTCTCATGCCGCCAGCAGTTCTCGCACGCCTTCCGAGCCCTGTTCAATGGACGGACGCTGACGCGCTGCGATGGGCCAATGAATTGCGCGTAAGTTGTGTCGCACTCGCCATTGGACTCAAAGAGGCCAAGCTCATCGACACCGCGTCATACAACCGCATTAGTAATCTGCGCGTGCCACGTGAGGCAAAGGTCGACCCTGAATTGCCCGATAGCCTCAACGCTGTGCAGCGGGAACGTAAGGCCCGCCTCTTGGAGTCAGGACTCTCCGATCATTACGTGGGTCTTTGCTTCGACGGGTTCAGCATCGGCGTGATTAGCGTCGGTCGTCTAGCCGAGGCGCTGTTGTGCAGCCACGGCGAACTCGCAGAGCTTGCAACCCTTTACGGCAGAACACTCCATGGCCATTGA
- a CDS encoding DUF4279 domain-containing protein has product MASISATVRRRIKRYVRRREKMVRNPAFEGTPRLYRFDAALRIAGGGHYHDSIAQITGLSPTQAYRKGERRFGKTPWLEDIWILASPLDGEADIDMHLDWLWNAIAPHKEYFRELISQTTSAHVVLGCFSESPYPFLSVKSESLRLLRELEIGVAFNFTCV; this is encoded by the coding sequence ATGGCCAGTATCTCCGCCACCGTCCGACGTCGTATCAAGCGTTACGTCCGCCGCAGAGAGAAGATGGTTCGAAACCCTGCTTTTGAAGGGACACCTAGACTCTACCGCTTTGATGCTGCCTTGCGGATTGCGGGGGGTGGTCACTATCACGACAGCATTGCGCAAATCACTGGGCTGAGTCCCACGCAGGCTTATCGCAAGGGCGAACGACGTTTCGGCAAAACCCCTTGGTTAGAGGACATATGGATATTGGCGTCGCCACTAGACGGCGAGGCTGATATCGATATGCATCTCGATTGGCTTTGGAATGCCATCGCTCCGCATAAAGAGTACTTTCGCGAGCTCATCTCGCAAACTACAAGTGCTCACGTCGTTCTGGGGTGCTTTTCTGAAAGTCCGTATCCGTTCTTGTCGGTGAAATCCGAGTCTTTACGCTTATTGCGGGAGTTGGAAATCGGAGTAGCGTTTAACTTCACATGTGTTTAG
- a CDS encoding midcut-by-XrtH protein, which yields MKKFKSYFCMLRLRILLGMFLALGGVINAQAQGLIPVVCPTGFVFMTTTNTCELVSDKSYLSTTPDAGSAPSGVPSTLIANVLANDTVFWSIDDTSEPDKVEAANINYFQLAVVTPASNAGVKLKPSTGAVTATASVPPGSYSIVYKACFPGGFQFDPIAFEMTPDMLSEKCSEPTTVTITITDQVAGTCDISLSYMPAGGTPMAVPTLGTFAVGVLAALIAVLAWRSRHHGDKHRMMAVAAMAAAVSLFSMGGSSWIESVRAAGPYEFVNPAGGMLADGGVAYSDPAPLLTVTNTSGKRMRITANGNPAETGTCIVNQELASGASCTTQAYSCTPPVQPVAISNTSAPAIGCTAEPVLATYTNRLNTPIYGEFYVHAPLLTTEPDFDEPGVTTSISYTRNATDAAYDDSDFLTNGEALKSGVATVTSTAPEGYVFAPGNTSTMTWTFPYSCSTSSAG from the coding sequence ATGAAAAAATTTAAATCATATTTTTGTATGTTGCGACTACGCATTCTTCTGGGTATGTTTTTGGCTCTTGGGGGAGTGATAAACGCGCAGGCACAGGGTTTAATTCCAGTGGTGTGCCCCACTGGCTTTGTCTTCATGACTACAACAAACACCTGCGAACTGGTGTCTGACAAGTCATATCTGAGCACCACTCCAGATGCAGGGAGTGCGCCTTCAGGTGTACCCTCGACCTTGATCGCCAACGTGCTAGCCAATGACACAGTGTTTTGGAGTATTGACGACACGTCTGAGCCGGATAAAGTCGAAGCAGCAAACATCAACTATTTTCAGCTAGCGGTAGTAACCCCGGCCTCCAATGCGGGAGTTAAGCTGAAACCTTCAACGGGCGCAGTGACAGCAACAGCTTCGGTGCCGCCAGGATCATATTCCATCGTATACAAGGCGTGCTTCCCTGGTGGATTTCAATTCGATCCCATTGCATTCGAAATGACCCCGGATATGCTGTCTGAAAAATGCTCAGAGCCGACTACCGTGACGATAACGATCACGGATCAGGTCGCAGGCACCTGCGACATTTCGCTGAGCTATATGCCCGCTGGGGGGACTCCGATGGCGGTTCCGACCTTGGGAACTTTTGCAGTGGGCGTGTTGGCTGCGCTCATAGCGGTGCTCGCCTGGCGCAGTCGCCATCACGGAGATAAGCACCGTATGATGGCCGTCGCAGCAATGGCTGCGGCTGTCAGCTTGTTTTCCATGGGGGGTAGCTCGTGGATCGAATCGGTGCGCGCAGCAGGACCCTATGAATTTGTTAATCCTGCGGGTGGAATGCTTGCAGATGGTGGAGTGGCCTATTCGGATCCTGCACCGCTGCTGACTGTCACCAATACCAGTGGCAAACGCATGCGCATTACCGCCAACGGAAATCCAGCAGAGACGGGAACTTGCATTGTTAATCAAGAACTGGCATCGGGAGCCAGTTGCACAACGCAAGCCTATTCATGCACGCCGCCCGTCCAGCCTGTGGCAATCAGCAACACCAGCGCACCTGCTATCGGCTGCACAGCCGAGCCCGTGCTGGCAACCTATACCAACCGTTTGAACACCCCGATTTATGGGGAGTTCTATGTACATGCACCGTTGCTAACCACAGAACCTGATTTTGACGAGCCTGGCGTCACGACCAGTATCAGCTATACCCGTAATGCGACCGATGCAGCCTACGATGACAGCGACTTCCTGACGAATGGTGAGGCGTTGAAGTCGGGCGTAGCTACCGTCACCTCCACCGCACCAGAGGGCTATGTCTTTGCACCAGGCAACACGAGCACCATGACCTGGACCTTCCCTTATAGCTGCTCGACGTCTTCGGCAGGGTGA
- a CDS encoding transposase: protein MNEAKKKTRRRHSAELKQQIIAQCAEPGASVASIALSYGINANVVHKWRREAGGALPALQAPAFVPVPLPPAACSPGPALAPDIRIELRRGATTVSVTWPLDAADQCAVWMRELLK from the coding sequence ATGAATGAAGCCAAGAAGAAGACCCGCCGGCGGCACAGCGCCGAGCTCAAGCAGCAGATCATTGCTCAGTGCGCCGAGCCGGGTGCATCGGTGGCCAGCATTGCCTTGTCGTACGGCATCAACGCCAACGTCGTTCACAAGTGGCGCCGCGAAGCGGGTGGCGCGCTGCCTGCACTCCAGGCCCCCGCATTCGTTCCAGTGCCGCTGCCGCCAGCGGCATGTTCACCAGGGCCTGCACTTGCACCAGACATCCGCATCGAGCTGCGCCGTGGCGCCACCACCGTCTCGGTGACCTGGCCATTGGATGCGGCCGACCAGTGCGCCGTGTGGATGCGAGAGCTGCTCAAGTGA
- the tnpB gene encoding IS66 family insertion sequence element accessory protein TnpB (TnpB, as the term is used for proteins encoded by IS66 family insertion elements, is considered an accessory protein, since TnpC, encoded by a neighboring gene, is a DDE family transposase.) — MIRVDALWLATEPLDMRSGTETALARVVSVFGAARPHHAYLFANRRANRMKVLVHDGIGVWLAARRLNSGKFVWPRDAASTASLTRAQFDALVLGLPWQRLGNGGVITVV, encoded by the coding sequence GTGATCCGGGTTGATGCGCTGTGGCTGGCCACTGAGCCGCTGGACATGAGATCGGGCACCGAGACGGCGCTGGCTCGCGTGGTGTCGGTCTTCGGCGCAGCGCGCCCGCACCACGCCTACCTGTTCGCCAATCGACGCGCCAACCGCATGAAGGTGCTGGTGCACGACGGCATCGGTGTGTGGCTGGCAGCGCGTCGCCTCAACAGCGGCAAGTTCGTCTGGCCGCGTGATGCGGCAAGCACCGCCTCGCTCACCCGAGCCCAGTTCGATGCGCTGGTGCTGGGCCTGCCCTGGCAGCGCCTTGGCAACGGTGGTGTCATCACCGTGGTCTGA